The Pyrus communis chromosome 2, drPyrComm1.1, whole genome shotgun sequence genome includes a window with the following:
- the LOC137726412 gene encoding probable pyruvate, phosphate dikinase regulatory protein, chloroplastic produces MNASSTLSFPNLAPARRTSHANPQPVLKPPIAASSSVSEPGSEPHVRKIKGSPQLTRWSRARSVRSGRKLDRAGQRTQLLDPNPPLQSTDRVSLDPDDSTASGSDDSDDGMEMTAGKSIYMVSDGTGWTVEHSVNAALGQFEHCLVDRGCAVNTHLFSGIDDVERLMEIIKQAAKEGALLVYTLADPSMAESARQACRHWGIPTTDMLGPITEAIATHLGVSPSGLPRGAPGRSFPLTDEYFCRIEAIEFTIKQDDGALPQNLHKADIVLVGVSRTGKTPLSIYLAQKGYKVANVPIVMGVQPPKALFEVDPEKVFGLTINPLVLQTIRTARAKTLGFSEGMKGNYSEMVHVKQELEFARTILAQNPVWPVIEVTGKAIEETAAVVLRLYHDRKRKCSMPRISKRY; encoded by the exons atgaatgCTTCTTCCACCTTGAGCTTCCCGAACCTCGCTCCCGCGCGCCGAACCAGTCATGCAAATCCCCAGCCAGTTCTCAAACCTCCCATCGCCGCCTCCTCCTCCGTATCCGAACCTGGTTCGGAACCACATGTCCGGAAAATCAAGGGCAGCCCTCAGCTGACTCGATGGTCCCGGGCACGGTCCGTACGCTCGGGTCGGAAATTGGACCGCGCTGGTCAGAGGACCCAATTGCTGGATCCGAACCCTCCGCTGCAGTCTACCGACCGCGTCTCGTTAGATCCCGATGATAGTACTGCATCGGGAAGTGACGATAGCGACGATGGCATGGAGATGACGGCAGGGAAGTCGATATACATGGTTTCTGACGGAACTGGGTGGACGGTGGAGCACTCCGTCAACGCTGCGTTGGGGCAGTTCGAGCATTGCTTGGTCGACCGGGGCTGCGCCGTCAATACCCATTTGTTTTCCGGG ATTGATGATGTAGAGAGGTTGATGGAGATTATAAAGCAAGCAGCAAAAGAAGGTGCTCTGCTTGTGTACACTTTAGCTGACCCGTCAATGGCGGAGTCTGCTCGGCAAGCATGTAGGCACTGGGGCATACCAACGACAGATATGTTGGGCCCAATTACAGAGGCCATTGCTACCCATTTGGGTGTTTCGCCCTCCGGCCTCCCTCGTGGGGCCCCAGGCCGGAGCTTTCCTCTCACCGATGAGTACTTTTGCAGGATTGAAGCCATTGAGTTTACcatcaaacaagatgatggggCATTGCCCCAGAACCTGCACAAGGCTGACATTGTTCTTGTCGGTGTTTCACGAACTGGGAAGACCCCGTTATCGATTTATCTTGCGCAGAAAGGTTACAAGGTTGCAAATGTGCCTATTGTGATGGGGGTTCAGCCGCCAAAGGCCCTTTTTGAGGTTGACCCGGAAAAGGTTTTTGGTCTGACTATCAATCCTCTAGTGTTGCAAACAATTAGAACAGCAAGAGCTAAGACTCTGGGGTTCAGTGAAGGAATGAAGGGTAACTATTCCGAGATGGTTCATGTCAAACAGGAGCTGGAGTTTGCTCGAACGATTCTTGCACAGAATCCTGTATGGCCAGTAATTG AAGTAACAGGAAAAGCAATAGAAGAAACTGCAGCTGTTGTATTGAGACTTTATCACGACCGGAAGCGCAAGTGCTCTATGCCAAGAATATCGAAACGCTACTAG